Proteins found in one Zea mays cultivar B73 chromosome 1, Zm-B73-REFERENCE-NAM-5.0, whole genome shotgun sequence genomic segment:
- the LOC100280711 gene encoding complex 1 protein containing protein isoform X1, which translates to MASRPKLSGIQKQVLALYRGFLRTARLKAPEERHRIESVVLAEFRDKAKSVDRRNFIHIEYLLRSGKKQLEQLKNPDITGLATLVVKK; encoded by the coding sequence ATGGCCTCCCGCCCAAAGCTGTCTGGTATTCAGAAGCAGGTTTTGGCGCTGTACAGGGGATTCCTTCGAACAGCACGTCTTAAGGCCCCTGAAGAGCGCCACAGGATCGAGTCCGTTGTCTTGGCAGAGTTCCGTGACAAGGCAAAGAGTGTTGACCGTAGGAACTTTATACATATCGAGTACTTGTTGAGGAGTGGGAAGAAGCAGCTTGAGCAGCTCAAGAATCCTGATATTACTGGACTTGCTACCCTTGTAGTAAAGAAATGA
- the LOC118476021 gene encoding uncharacterized protein, whose amino-acid sequence MHYEARIQAIIKYHGTILREKVSKKDARTMKLTRDQYLEMIPYWCATHPGCWERMVDQWCSDEWEEVHNTCRDRRLMMPGVPHHQGSRSLNGYAQAWSVSHGGQTCSIFKAFAMSHKAKATSDVNYNPEDGPEVYNNGTIHSRLSEYTSMAREVHGSEYDPSTEELDAEVVMRVGGGKKHGRYWICDGAIDSAATPSLSQIRASSTSASPAIQPRQDTSQHRIQALQNQLVEERRELQAQLEEERRQRLELDARMRSEQQRTEDILHYIQSATGVAPPPSLFTPNPPPSQFSTPNQSAASNDPHVSPTEPNCVRRL is encoded by the exons atgcactacgaggcgcgcatccaggccatcataaaATACCATGGGACCATCCTTAGAGAGAAGGTCTCCAAAAAGGACGCAAGAACCATGAAGTTGACTCGGGACCAGTACTTGGAG atgattccttattggtgtGCCACGCATCCCGGGTGTTGGGAACGAATGGTGGACCAATGGTGCTCAGACGAGTGGGAGGAGGTGCACAACACTTGTCGGGATCGACGTTTGATGATGCCAGGTGTACCACACCATCAAGGCAGTCGCAGCCTCAACGGATACGCACAAGCATGG TCGGTGTCACATGGTGGACAGACTTGTTCCATCTTCAAGGCATTTGCTATGTCCCACAAGgccaaggcgacgtccgacgtcaactATAACCCAGAGGATGGGCCGGAGGTGTACAACAATGGAACCATCCACAGTCGCCTCAGTGAGTACACATCGATGGCAAGGGAGGTCCATGGGTCTGAATACGATCCGAGCACCGAGGAGCTTGACGCAGAAGTTGTCATGAGGGTTGGAGGAGGCAAGAAGCATGGACGCTACTGGATTTGCGACGGTGCAATCGACTCAGCCGCTACTCCCTCTCTATCTCAGATTCGAGCAagtagcacgagcgcgagcccagccatacaacCTCGGCAGGACACTTCACAGCATCGGATACAAGCACTCCAG AACCAACTggtagaagagaggagggaactccAG GCCCAACTTGAAGAAGAGAGGAGGCAACGTTTGGAGTTGGATGCGAGGATGAGGTCCGAGCAGCAGAGGACGGAGGACATTCTTCATTACATACAGTCTGCAACGGGTGTAGCTCCACCACCTTCGCTATTCACTCCAAATCCACCTCCATCTCAGTTTTCCACTCCT AATCAATCGGCGGCATCGAATGATCCTCATGTTTCACCAACTGAGCCTAATTGCGTGCGTCGTTTGTGA